From a region of the Coprococcus comes ATCC 27758 genome:
- a CDS encoding DNA-binding protein: MVEKSFMTVEEVAAELRVSKSKAYQIVRELNAELQKQGYLTVAGRVNATFFHKKVCYSD; this comes from the coding sequence ATGGTAGAAAAATCATTTATGACTGTGGAGGAAGTGGCAGCGGAATTGCGGGTGTCAAAGTCAAAAGCCTACCAGATTGTGCGGGAACTGAACGCAGAATTACAAAAACAGGGTTATTTGACGGTGGCTGGTCGTGTGAACGCTACATTTTTTCATAAAAAGGTCTGTTACAGCGATTAA
- a CDS encoding DUF3825 domain-containing protein: protein MRLKDWSFLGNYEFFTNRLQMLATNDLPAEKWSYAGKEDFGILRNYLYFTFEKLWKEREEAPDSDKQKYIYMDDKVGCFNTGLYDKTWQPIYFYCIKNPIAGFQEWRFTAFYNSYTIKFADISNSAALDLQRASYFDDPSALIYDIKLDIIPQWDHILYDEENFLRIPEQLRANGKEFCQNLIDGAIRSVKKRIEANYKTVVPQFYNDKIQLLAPLYLTNPDKPDLALVLSLSDDGTVYYGHTCLTTEMAYNNARLIARPDSYWLQP, encoded by the coding sequence ATGCGTCTTAAGGATTGGAGTTTTTTGGGCAATTATGAATTTTTTACAAATAGATTACAAATGTTGGCAACGAATGATTTACCGGCTGAAAAATGGAGTTATGCAGGAAAAGAAGATTTTGGTATCTTGAGAAATTATCTGTATTTTACTTTTGAAAAATTGTGGAAAGAACGAGAAGAAGCTCCTGACAGTGATAAGCAAAAGTATATTTATATGGATGATAAAGTGGGTTGTTTTAATACAGGATTATATGATAAGACATGGCAGCCAATTTACTTTTATTGCATTAAAAATCCGATAGCTGGATTTCAAGAGTGGAGATTTACTGCGTTTTACAATAGTTACACGATAAAATTTGCAGATATTTCTAATTCTGCTGCATTAGATTTGCAGAGAGCAAGTTATTTTGATGATCCGAGTGCGTTAATATATGATATTAAGTTAGACATCATTCCACAGTGGGATCATATATTGTATGACGAGGAAAATTTTTTGAGAATACCTGAACAGTTACGTGCTAATGGTAAAGAGTTTTGTCAGAATTTAATTGATGGGGCTATCAGGTCAGTTAAGAAGCGCATAGAAGCTAATTATAAAACGGTTGTTCCGCAATTTTATAATGACAAAATTCAATTGTTAGCTCCTTTATACTTAACGAATCCAGATAAACCAGATTTAGCTTTGGTTTTATCTCTGAGTGATGATGGAACCGTTTATTATGGACATACATGTCTTACAACGGAAATGGCATATAATAATGCAAGACTAATTGCCCGTCCAGACAGTTATTGGCTTCAGCCTTAA
- a CDS encoding plasmid mobilization protein codes for MERTLDYKGRWRNHTVAFRVSDEEAKLLNDLVALSGLTKQDYITRRLLCRDVVVQGNPRVYKALKNQMAAIYEKLKRLEALSPDNDELLYTLQVIAITLDGLKGEDE; via the coding sequence ATGGAAAGAACACTTGATTATAAAGGGCGGTGGCGCAATCATACAGTAGCGTTCCGGGTATCGGACGAAGAAGCGAAGCTGCTTAACGATTTGGTGGCATTGTCGGGTTTGACAAAGCAGGACTATATCACAAGGCGGCTGCTGTGCCGGGACGTAGTAGTACAGGGCAATCCGAGGGTGTATAAGGCTCTGAAAAATCAAATGGCGGCTATCTACGAGAAATTGAAGCGATTGGAAGCATTAAGCCCGGACAATGACGAACTGCTCTACACGTTGCAGGTAATCGCAATTACATTAGACGGTCTGAAAGGAGAAGATGAATGA
- the guaA gene encoding glutamine-hydrolyzing GMP synthase, translated as MKNELVIVLDFGGQYNQLVARRVRECNVYCEIYSYKIDIEKIKAMNPKGIILTGGPNSCYEPDSPTYSEELFKLGIPVLGLCYGAQLMSHVLGGKVEKADVREYGKTEVIIDKKDSKVFENVSATTTCWMSHFDYISQVAPGFEITAHTADCPVAAAENAAEKLYAIQFHPEVLHTPEGTKMINNFVKNVCGCVGEWKMDAFVENTIQEIREKVGDGRVLLALSGGVDSSVAAGLLSRAIGKQLTCVFVDHGLLRKNEGDEVEAVFGPNGQFDLNFIRVNAQERYYNKLAGVTEPEAKRKIIGEEFIRIFEEEAKKIGAVEFLAQGTIYPDVVESGLGGESAVIKSHHNVGGLPEYVDFKEIIEPLRDLFKDEVRKAGLELGLPEKLVFRQPFPGPGLGIRIIGEVTAEKVRIVQDADAIYREEIANAGLDRSIGQYFAALTNMRSVGVMGDERTYDYAVALRAVNTVDFMTAEAAKIPYEVLDKVMSRIINEVRGVNRVFYDLTSKPPGTIEFE; from the coding sequence TTGAAGAACGAATTAGTGATTGTACTTGACTTTGGTGGACAGTATAACCAGCTTGTCGCAAGACGTGTCAGGGAATGTAATGTATATTGCGAAATTTATTCTTATAAGATTGATATCGAAAAGATTAAAGCAATGAACCCGAAGGGAATTATCCTGACAGGAGGACCGAATAGCTGTTACGAACCGGATTCACCGACTTATTCTGAAGAACTCTTTAAGCTTGGCATTCCGGTACTTGGTCTTTGTTATGGTGCACAGCTTATGTCTCACGTACTTGGCGGAAAAGTTGAAAAAGCTGACGTCAGAGAATATGGTAAGACAGAAGTCATCATCGACAAGAAAGATTCCAAAGTATTTGAAAATGTATCTGCAACAACAACCTGCTGGATGAGCCATTTTGATTATATTTCGCAGGTGGCACCGGGATTTGAGATTACTGCACACACAGCAGACTGTCCGGTAGCAGCAGCAGAAAATGCAGCAGAAAAGCTTTATGCAATCCAGTTCCATCCTGAAGTGCTTCATACACCGGAAGGAACCAAGATGATCAACAACTTTGTAAAGAATGTCTGTGGATGTGTCGGCGAATGGAAGATGGATGCATTTGTTGAAAATACCATCCAGGAAATCCGTGAAAAAGTTGGGGACGGAAGAGTACTTCTTGCGCTTTCAGGCGGAGTTGATTCCTCTGTGGCAGCAGGACTGCTTTCCAGAGCAATCGGCAAACAGCTTACCTGCGTATTTGTAGATCACGGTCTTCTTCGTAAGAATGAAGGCGATGAAGTTGAGGCAGTATTTGGACCGAATGGTCAGTTTGACCTGAACTTTATCCGTGTCAATGCACAGGAAAGATACTACAACAAGCTTGCTGGAGTTACAGAACCGGAAGCAAAGCGTAAAATTATCGGAGAAGAATTTATCCGTATTTTTGAAGAAGAAGCAAAGAAGATCGGTGCAGTGGAATTCCTTGCACAGGGAACGATTTACCCGGACGTTGTAGAAAGCGGACTTGGCGGAGAATCAGCAGTAATCAAGTCTCATCACAACGTAGGAGGACTTCCGGAGTATGTTGATTTCAAAGAAATCATTGAACCACTTCGTGATCTCTTCAAAGATGAAGTCCGCAAGGCAGGTCTTGAACTTGGACTTCCGGAGAAGCTTGTATTCCGTCAGCCATTCCCGGGACCGGGACTTGGAATCCGTATCATCGGAGAAGTAACGGCTGAAAAAGTACGGATCGTACAGGATGCAGATGCAATTTATAGAGAAGAGATTGCAAACGCGGGACTTGACCGCAGCATCGGACAATATTTTGCAGCCCTGACCAACATGAGAAGCGTTGGTGTTATGGGTGACGAGAGAACTTACGATTATGCAGTTGCACTTCGTGCAGTGAATACGGTAGATTTTATGACTGCTGAGGCAGCGAAGATTCCGTATGAAGTACTTGATAAAGTAATGAGCAGAATTATCAATGAAGTTCGTGGGGTTAACAGAGTATTCTATGATCTGACGAGTAAACCGCCGGGAACGATTGAGTTTGAGTGA
- a CDS encoding tyrosine-type recombinase/integrase: MAKDPIKKAENGTYYFRANLGYHPVTGKQIQKYRSGFSTKKEARAEYSKLILASTEELADKKEDITFKKFIEEIYLPWYKTQVKESTYKNRYSTIQKHFAYFYKKKVSEIEAINVQTWQLKLAKQFSPNYVRIVQGMLCLAFDRAIILGLAKKNPARMIGNIKSKKVKIDFWTLEEFQKVISLLYKGDYYEHYLFISFWLLFMTGMRIGEAAALQWDDIDFETGMLIISKTLYYKTMNDYKFVEPKTQASNRTIYIDADTIKELQEWKAVQAKVLPNCGFVLSYNSTPTSKTTLPRALEKLANLAGVHRIKIHALRHSHASLLISMGENPLLIKERLGHEKIQTTLGTYGHLYPNTNIEIAKKLTGVLSYQSASQSIANYTSNQHTAMYHKEI, translated from the coding sequence ATGGCAAAAGATCCAATTAAAAAAGCAGAAAACGGCACTTATTATTTTCGAGCCAACCTCGGATATCATCCTGTAACCGGAAAACAGATTCAAAAATACCGCAGCGGATTCTCAACAAAAAAAGAAGCCCGTGCCGAGTATTCCAAATTGATTCTTGCATCAACGGAAGAATTAGCTGATAAGAAGGAAGACATTACCTTCAAAAAGTTTATTGAAGAAATCTATCTTCCGTGGTACAAAACTCAGGTGAAAGAAAGTACCTACAAGAATCGTTACTCGACCATTCAAAAACACTTTGCCTATTTCTACAAGAAGAAAGTGTCCGAAATAGAAGCGATAAATGTACAGACCTGGCAGCTCAAGTTGGCAAAACAATTCAGTCCAAACTATGTACGCATTGTTCAGGGAATGTTATGTTTAGCTTTTGACCGGGCGATTATCCTCGGACTTGCAAAGAAGAATCCTGCCCGCATGATCGGCAATATCAAATCTAAAAAAGTAAAGATCGACTTCTGGACTTTGGAGGAATTTCAGAAGGTAATATCCCTGCTGTACAAAGGTGACTACTACGAGCACTATCTCTTCATCTCGTTCTGGCTTTTATTTATGACTGGAATGCGTATTGGAGAGGCTGCCGCCTTACAGTGGGATGATATTGATTTTGAAACAGGTATGCTGATTATTAGTAAAACACTGTACTATAAAACAATGAATGACTACAAATTCGTTGAACCTAAGACGCAGGCAAGCAACCGTACCATTTATATTGATGCTGATACCATCAAGGAATTACAAGAATGGAAGGCTGTCCAGGCAAAGGTTTTACCAAATTGTGGATTCGTACTGAGTTATAACAGTACACCCACCAGCAAAACAACGCTTCCAAGAGCATTAGAGAAATTGGCAAATTTAGCTGGTGTCCACAGAATCAAAATTCATGCCCTGAGACATTCGCATGCTTCCCTGCTTATCAGCATGGGCGAAAATCCACTGCTGATTAAAGAGCGTCTTGGACATGAAAAAATACAGACGACACTAGGAACTTATGGTCATCTGTATCCAAACACCAATATTGAGATTGCAAAGAAGCTGACCGGGGTTCTCAGCTACCAGTCAGCTTCTCAAAGTATTGCTAATTATACCAGTAATCAGCATACTGCAATGTATCACAAAGAAATATAA
- a CDS encoding AAA family ATPase: MTEKMKTTAPVSSVGADGAQPQLKNYNEIIANETAQINLQAAQNPEKSGSGGLQTVSMTELYDTLYPPRTPVVDGFLYGGTYLFVGAPKVGKSFFMGQLAYHVAMGLPLWDYPVRKGTVLYLALEDDYARLQRRLSGMFGVECADNLYFATQAKTLNEGLDKQLEEFLKEHTDARLIIIDTLQKVREVGGDRYSYSSDYEIVTKLKSFSDKYGICLLVVHHTRKLESEDSFDMISGTNGLLGAADGAFIMHKKKRTDNEAVMDIVGRDQPDQELTIEFDRERCVWKFKKAETELWKQPPNPLLEAINNFLTEDKPEWEGTATELVSQLPDMQIQANVLSRKLNVVNSQLLNDYGIFYDNKRGHERKIILKRLEPRE; the protein is encoded by the coding sequence ATGACAGAAAAAATGAAAACGACTGCTCCCGTATCATCTGTTGGCGCAGATGGGGCGCAGCCGCAATTAAAAAATTACAATGAAATTATAGCAAATGAAACAGCACAAATCAATCTGCAAGCCGCACAAAACCCGGAGAAATCCGGGAGCGGCGGGCTTCAAACCGTTTCCATGACGGAACTGTATGATACACTCTACCCGCCGAGAACGCCGGTTGTGGACGGGTTTCTCTATGGCGGCACTTATCTTTTTGTAGGTGCGCCGAAAGTTGGGAAATCGTTCTTTATGGGACAGCTTGCCTATCATGTGGCAATGGGGCTTCCGCTGTGGGATTATCCTGTCCGAAAGGGTACGGTGCTGTATCTTGCACTGGAAGATGATTATGCAAGGCTTCAGCGGCGGCTCTCCGGTATGTTCGGTGTGGAATGTGCGGATAACCTGTACTTTGCGACACAGGCAAAGACCTTGAATGAGGGCTTAGACAAACAATTAGAGGAATTTCTGAAAGAGCATACGGACGCAAGGCTGATTATCATTGACACGCTCCAGAAAGTGCGTGAGGTCGGTGGGGACAGGTACAGCTATTCCAGCGACTACGAGATTGTGACAAAGTTAAAGTCGTTCAGCGATAAATACGGTATCTGCCTGCTGGTGGTTCATCACACACGCAAGTTGGAATCCGAGGACAGCTTTGATATGATTTCCGGCACGAACGGGCTGCTTGGAGCGGCAGACGGGGCGTTTATCATGCACAAGAAAAAGCGCACTGACAATGAGGCGGTCATGGATATAGTGGGGCGTGACCAGCCGGATCAGGAACTGACTATAGAGTTTGACCGGGAGCGCTGCGTCTGGAAATTCAAAAAGGCAGAAACGGAACTGTGGAAACAGCCGCCGAATCCCCTGCTGGAAGCAATCAACAATTTTCTGACAGAAGATAAGCCGGAATGGGAGGGGACAGCAACAGAACTTGTGAGCCAGTTGCCGGATATGCAGATACAGGCAAACGTGCTTTCCAGAAAGCTGAATGTAGTCAATAGCCAGTTGCTTAATGATTATGGAATTTTCTATGACAATAAGCGGGGGCATGAAAGGAAGATTATTCTGAAACGGCTTGAGCCGAGAGAGTAA
- a CDS encoding DUF3173 domain-containing protein, translating to MITVTKRDLIELGYGPSFAADIIKKAKELMVEKGHTYYQSRKLDRVPKEAVEELLGITLPDKQE from the coding sequence ATGATAACTGTAACAAAAAGGGATTTGATTGAATTAGGCTACGGTCCTTCCTTTGCTGCTGATATTATTAAAAAAGCAAAGGAACTTATGGTAGAAAAGGGGCATACCTATTATCAATCCAGAAAATTAGACAGGGTTCCAAAAGAAGCCGTTGAAGAATTATTAGGGATTACTTTGCCCGATAAGCAAGAATGA
- a CDS encoding MATE family efflux transporter produces MGKTKQKQDRSHYLFSNQELANLIGPLVIEQLLAVFVGMADSIMVANVGEAAVSGVSLVDNIMILIINIFAALATGGAVVAGQYIGRKDEKSACKAATQLVWFVSLSAVAIMILVYFGKDIILNQVFGHITAEVKGHADIYLLIVTASIPFIALYNGGAAIFRAMGNSQVSMRVSLLMNAINVTGNAILVFGLRIGTAGVAIPTLISRMVAAIVITVLLCNQTRILHIERTLKIRFDGRMIRKILAIGVPNGLENSMFQLGKILVLSLVSTFGTYAIAANAVSNAIALFQILPGMAISLAITTVISQCVGANDYEQVHYYLKKLLAIIYVAMVGTVALIFLALPLILKAYNLSDQTAAAATNIIHFHGISAMIIWPLSFALPAAYRAAGDAKACMYTSIVSMWIFRIGFSYLVGKYMGLGVFGVWVAMVIDWVVRAICFIIRYFNGKWKHGAIV; encoded by the coding sequence ATGGGGAAAACGAAACAAAAACAGGATCGAAGTCATTATCTGTTTTCCAATCAGGAACTGGCAAATCTGATCGGACCTTTGGTAATCGAGCAGTTATTGGCAGTTTTTGTTGGGATGGCAGATTCTATTATGGTTGCAAATGTTGGAGAAGCAGCTGTGTCGGGCGTGTCGCTGGTTGACAATATTATGATTCTGATCATCAATATTTTTGCAGCACTGGCGACTGGTGGAGCAGTTGTTGCCGGACAGTATATTGGCAGGAAAGATGAAAAATCAGCATGTAAAGCGGCTACACAGCTGGTATGGTTTGTGAGTCTTAGTGCGGTTGCGATCATGATATTGGTTTACTTCGGAAAAGATATAATTCTGAATCAGGTATTTGGTCACATTACAGCGGAAGTAAAAGGACATGCAGATATTTATCTGCTAATTGTAACAGCTTCGATTCCATTTATCGCGTTATATAATGGTGGGGCAGCAATTTTCCGTGCGATGGGGAATTCGCAGGTATCCATGAGGGTATCACTTTTGATGAATGCGATCAATGTAACCGGAAATGCAATTCTTGTGTTCGGATTACGGATCGGAACGGCGGGTGTTGCAATACCGACACTGATTTCCAGAATGGTTGCCGCGATAGTGATAACAGTGTTGCTCTGCAATCAGACACGTATCTTGCATATTGAGCGGACACTGAAAATCCGGTTTGATGGAAGAATGATACGGAAAATACTTGCAATTGGGGTTCCCAATGGTCTGGAAAACAGTATGTTTCAGCTGGGTAAAATTTTAGTGCTGAGTCTGGTTTCAACCTTCGGTACTTATGCAATTGCGGCAAATGCAGTTTCCAATGCGATTGCGCTGTTCCAGATTCTTCCTGGAATGGCGATCTCGCTGGCAATTACGACAGTTATTTCCCAGTGCGTCGGCGCAAATGACTATGAACAGGTACATTACTATCTGAAAAAACTGCTTGCGATCATTTATGTGGCAATGGTGGGAACGGTAGCACTTATTTTCCTTGCACTTCCATTGATTTTGAAAGCATACAATTTGTCAGATCAGACAGCTGCGGCAGCAACAAATATTATTCATTTCCATGGAATCAGTGCAATGATTATCTGGCCACTTTCATTTGCTCTTCCAGCAGCGTATCGTGCGGCAGGAGATGCAAAAGCCTGTATGTATACATCGATTGTGTCGATGTGGATTTTCCGGATCGGATTCAGTTATCTGGTAGGAAAATATATGGGACTGGGAGTATTTGGCGTGTGGGTTGCAATGGTGATCGACTGGGTAGTACGTGCAATCTGTTTTATTATCCGGTACTTTAATGGAAAGTGGAAACATGGGGCAATTGTGTAA
- a CDS encoding site-specific integrase, whose product MAVYKDNATGTWRVIYRFTNWKGERKQTQKRGFATKREAQAWEHEAMLKQGAKLDMTFASFFEVYEADKKQRVKESTWESKSHIIRTKILPYFGNRKIAEIEAKDIIAWQNELMAYRDEKGKSYSADYLKTIHAQLTAIFNHAVNFYNLPYNPARRAGTMGNEVPKEMDFWTKEEYLKFSEAMMDKPRSYYAFEMLYWCGIRSGELLALTPADFDFQKQTVTISKTFHRSKGSDIITSPKTKKSNRTIKMPPFLCEEMQEYIKMLYDIQPNERLFTVTKSYLNHEMERGAKQAGVKKIRVHDIRHSAVSLLIDMGFSVLAIGDRMGHEAEKITYRYAHLFPTVQTEMAEKLEMERMTKEDANGKNT is encoded by the coding sequence ATGGCTGTATACAAAGACAATGCTACGGGAACGTGGCGGGTAATCTATCGTTTCACAAACTGGAAAGGGGAGCGGAAGCAGACCCAGAAACGGGGATTTGCTACGAAGCGGGAAGCACAGGCGTGGGAGCATGAAGCCATGCTGAAACAGGGTGCAAAGCTGGATATGACGTTTGCCAGTTTCTTTGAGGTTTACGAAGCCGACAAGAAACAGCGTGTCAAGGAAAGCACATGGGAATCCAAAAGCCATATAATCCGCACAAAGATTTTACCGTATTTCGGGAATCGGAAGATAGCGGAGATTGAAGCAAAAGACATTATCGCATGGCAGAATGAACTCATGGCGTACCGGGACGAGAAAGGGAAGTCCTATTCGGCGGATTATCTGAAAACCATACACGCCCAGCTTACAGCGATTTTCAACCATGCTGTGAACTTCTATAACCTGCCCTACAATCCGGCAAGGCGGGCTGGCACAATGGGAAATGAGGTTCCGAAAGAAATGGACTTCTGGACGAAAGAGGAATATCTGAAATTCTCCGAAGCCATGATGGATAAGCCCCGTTCCTATTATGCCTTTGAAATGCTTTACTGGTGTGGAATCCGCTCCGGCGAACTGCTGGCGCTTACTCCGGCTGATTTTGACTTCCAGAAGCAGACAGTCACAATCAGCAAGACATTTCACCGATCTAAAGGGAGTGATATTATCACAAGCCCGAAAACGAAAAAGAGTAACCGTACAATCAAAATGCCGCCATTTCTCTGTGAGGAAATGCAGGAATATATCAAAATGCTTTACGACATTCAGCCGAACGAGCGGCTGTTTACGGTCACAAAATCCTATCTCAATCACGAAATGGAGCGAGGGGCAAAGCAGGCGGGCGTAAAAAAGATTCGCGTTCACGACATCCGGCATAGTGCGGTTTCCCTGTTAATAGACATGGGATTTTCAGTGCTGGCGATTGGGGATCGTATGGGGCATGAAGCGGAGAAAATCACTTACCGCTACGCCCACTTGTTTCCTACGGTGCAGACGGAAATGGCAGAAAAACTGGAAATGGAGCGAATGACAAAGGAGGACGCAAATGGAAAGAACACTTGA
- a CDS encoding helix-turn-helix domain-containing protein, producing MDTKKIGEFLKVLRKERGLTQEQLAEILLVSGRTISRWETGTNMPDLSILIKMAEFYNVEVKEILDGERKSESMDKELKETLSKVADYNKLEKERVTKAGNIAFGLTFAICAAVIIIQLLMVGELAIVAGETAVLLVGGAAYIGVMTYNGVWETGSRFKSTPFTDALIAVICAGVFAVALVICYIRLGATTSQAVHSALIFFVGIAIVGFGVLRILACFNHKRREKSMPDNETVLVKEQQPVNVFIADGNMQAEMIISTLKDNGIMAYGQDLGDAGFASVRYGMGRGIDDRIAIIVPSDKADNAKQVIKEMGLEQNVTH from the coding sequence ATGGATACGAAAAAGATAGGAGAATTTTTAAAGGTGCTTCGTAAAGAACGAGGATTAACACAAGAACAGCTTGCAGAAATTCTTCTTGTATCGGGAAGAACGATCTCTCGGTGGGAAACAGGAACCAATATGCCAGATTTAAGTATCCTTATCAAAATGGCAGAGTTCTATAATGTAGAAGTGAAAGAAATTTTGGACGGAGAAAGGAAAAGCGAGAGTATGGATAAAGAATTGAAAGAAACATTATCTAAAGTGGCAGACTATAACAAACTGGAAAAAGAGAGGGTAACAAAAGCCGGAAATATTGCATTTGGTCTAACCTTTGCTATTTGTGCGGCTGTGATAATTATTCAGCTTCTCATGGTGGGAGAATTGGCGATTGTGGCAGGAGAAACTGCTGTTTTACTTGTTGGTGGAGCGGCTTATATTGGAGTGATGACCTATAATGGAGTTTGGGAGACTGGTTCCAGATTCAAAAGTACGCCATTTACAGATGCGTTGATAGCTGTGATATGTGCCGGAGTATTTGCGGTGGCATTGGTTATTTGCTATATCAGATTAGGCGCAACAACGTCTCAAGCGGTTCATAGCGCACTTATATTTTTTGTGGGAATTGCCATAGTTGGTTTTGGGGTATTGAGAATACTGGCTTGTTTCAATCATAAAAGAAGAGAAAAAAGTATGCCGGACAATGAGACTGTACTGGTTAAAGAGCAACAGCCTGTAAATGTATTTATAGCGGACGGAAATATGCAGGCGGAAATGATAATAAGTACATTGAAAGATAACGGTATTATGGCATACGGACAGGATTTAGGAGATGCCGGATTTGCGTCTGTACGTTATGGCATGGGCAGAGGTATTGATGATAGGATTGCAATTATTGTACCCAGTGATAAAGCGGATAATGCAAAGCAAGTGATAAAGGAAATGGGGCTGGAGCAGAATGTTACGCATTAG
- a CDS encoding helix-turn-helix domain-containing protein has product MAIGKRIRFFRNRKGMTQKQLGEILGFLGKTSDVRMAQYESEARTPKQDLVKEMAHIFDVSPRAITVPEIDSYIGLMHTLFALEDMYGLKIGEIDGEVCLRLDKSTGSTYSSMFDMFHAWQEQAARLEQGEITKEEYDQWRYKYPELDTSNHWHKVVPSKELSDYLTEALKKDTESQ; this is encoded by the coding sequence ATGGCAATCGGCAAACGAATCCGCTTTTTCCGCAATCGGAAAGGCATGACGCAGAAGCAATTAGGCGAAATCCTCGGTTTTCTCGGAAAGACCTCTGATGTCCGTATGGCGCAGTATGAATCAGAAGCCAGAACGCCGAAGCAAGACCTTGTAAAAGAAATGGCACATATCTTTGATGTCAGCCCGCGAGCAATCACAGTCCCGGAGATTGACAGCTATATCGGGCTTATGCACACGCTCTTTGCGCTGGAAGATATGTACGGGCTGAAAATCGGAGAGATTGACGGAGAAGTGTGTCTGCGACTGGACAAGTCCACCGGCTCCACCTATTCCTCCATGTTTGATATGTTCCACGCATGGCAGGAACAAGCTGCCCGTCTGGAACAGGGAGAGATAACCAAAGAGGAATACGACCAGTGGCGGTATAAATATCCTGAATTAGATACCTCGAATCACTGGCATAAAGTAGTCCCCTCAAAGGAGTTAAGCGACTATCTCACAGAAGCCTTGAAAAAGGACACTGAATCCCAATAG
- a CDS encoding plasmid recombination protein has protein sequence MTGKGSVNHNSRKFHAKNTDPERSCLNVEYCNENVKDVYHELFDEALARYNEKQTRSDRRIDDYYNKILRGKQEKPFHEIIVQIGDKDNMGAKTEDGQLAAKVLDEYMQGFRQRNLTLRVFAAYLHMDEATPHLHIDFVPYTTGSKRGLDTRVSLKQALSALGFKGGTRRETELNQWVTYEKEQLAAVMLEHGIEWEKKGTHEKHLSVLDFEKKERAKEVAELEAKKAKLQEENAAFQEINEDLHEQLLQVDDEIRSLQEDLQESRQEAEKAQKQADKYQKRMNELAPMVKNMEKLAADFSADPEQTLPEAAVVESAKSYREKKAKPLVVKMVQVMRSIYSAYLDISNKFTKLQAAYNRERSGNERLTNRLEEVLDENRELRIVAADFGRIKAVVGSEKVNAVINRAKQQEQIEAEQKRAIRRKYNREAR, from the coding sequence ATGACAGGAAAAGGCTCTGTCAACCATAACAGCAGAAAATTCCATGCAAAGAATACTGACCCGGAGCGAAGTTGTCTGAACGTGGAATACTGCAACGAAAATGTTAAAGACGTATATCACGAATTGTTTGATGAAGCACTTGCCCGGTACAATGAGAAACAGACCAGAAGTGACCGCCGGATTGATGATTATTACAATAAAATACTGCGTGGAAAGCAGGAAAAACCATTCCATGAAATCATTGTGCAGATAGGCGATAAGGACAATATGGGGGCAAAAACAGAGGACGGACAGCTTGCGGCAAAGGTACTTGATGAATATATGCAAGGTTTCCGGCAGCGCAATCTCACTTTGAGAGTATTTGCTGCCTATCTTCACATGGACGAAGCAACGCCCCACTTGCACATAGATTTTGTACCGTATACGACAGGAAGCAAGCGGGGGCTTGATACAAGAGTATCACTGAAACAGGCGTTATCTGCTCTCGGCTTTAAAGGCGGTACAAGACGTGAAACAGAATTAAATCAGTGGGTGACTTATGAGAAAGAACAGCTTGCCGCTGTCATGCTGGAACATGGGATTGAATGGGAGAAGAAAGGCACACATGAAAAGCATTTATCCGTCTTGGATTTTGAGAAAAAGGAGAGGGCAAAGGAAGTTGCAGAGTTGGAAGCGAAGAAAGCGAAATTGCAGGAAGAAAATGCCGCTTTTCAAGAAATCAACGAAGATTTGCATGAACAGTTGTTACAGGTTGATGATGAGATTCGCTCCTTGCAGGAAGATTTACAGGAGTCCCGGCAGGAAGCAGAGAAAGCGCAGAAGCAGGCGGATAAATACCAGAAACGCATGAATGAACTTGCCCCTATGGTTAAGAACATGGAGAAGCTGGCGGCAGATTTTTCCGCAGATCCGGAGCAGACGCTTCCAGAAGCGGCGGTTGTAGAATCTGCAAAATCATACCGGGAGAAAAAGGCGAAACCTCTTGTAGTGAAAATGGTTCAAGTTATGCGCTCTATCTATTCGGCGTATCTGGATATTTCAAACAAATTTACGAAGCTGCAAGCGGCTTATAACAGGGAACGGAGCGGAAACGAGCGGTTGACAAACAGGCTGGAAGAAGTTTTAGACGAAAACAGGGAACTGCGGATAGTGGCGGCAGATTTTGGACGTATAAAGGCGGTGGTCGGCTCTGAAAAGGTAAACGCTGTTATTAACCGGGCGAAGCAACAGGAACAGATAGAAGCCGAGCAGAAACGGGCTATAAGGAGAAAATACAATCGGGAAGCCCGCTGA